From the genome of Nicotiana sylvestris chromosome 2, ASM39365v2, whole genome shotgun sequence, one region includes:
- the LOC138885808 gene encoding uncharacterized protein codes for MGNQELQDTSVSTSCTGIEKEPAYCAHVEEEADEKPWFHDNKKYLARGKYPELANPTQKHTLRRLSNNFFHSGGILYRRTPDLGFLRCVDAKEASRLLEEIHTRTYGPHMNGFVLEKKIL; via the exons atgggcaaccaagaactccaagatacttctgtatctacatcatgtacaggaattgagaaagag ccagcttattgtgcccatgttgaagaagaagcagacgaaaagccttggtttcatgacaaTAAGAAATATTTGGCAAGGGGCAaatacccagaacttgcgaatcctactcagaaacacacccttcggaggttgtccaacaatttcttccacagcggaggaatcctgtataggaggactcctgatttgggatttcTAAGGTGTGTggacgcaaaagaagcatccaggctactagaggaaattcacacTAGGACCtatggtccacatatgaatggctttgtcttagaaaagaagatactctga